In the Nitrospirales bacterium LBB_01 genome, one interval contains:
- a CDS encoding phosphoenolpyruvate carboxykinase translates to MPGKRKPYVITRGKIIFDISGNYCDSPASLLRSDIFMEILTHFIERLSLKETTIYGRIKSNIPPKKQANMSGFIAGLFRLLVSHTASEIANLSNVYNKVLTEKNSILEFIEELYNYWRRLERFLYMEAPKRSRYTTSSIHHSQFIKTNTELKDLVLETYRHVRENLIGKNPRSYRQLPAGANMGMLLERIQWDCPELYSRVREIPFIRLTIMESPLILYPKANTRKGSFEEIKKLTEDMILLVNEQWFCYPAKVGPLTAFIYFHQDFISQALSLCNLFELSDYEDIEDKRPDMILFYGLKTVDISASTAFYEDKQNEMFVGLVQHSEDIDYFGYFKKLPLTLHNMTMLKRNRLPVHGAMVHLTLKDGSSAGIVIVGDSGAGKSETLEALRTLAEDYIRDITIVFDDMGSLALNDDGALVGYGTEIGAFVRLDDLHPGYAYEEIDRSIFMNPDKINARLIIPVTTYNYITKGFGINIVLYANNFAEVDGNVIELFTNASAALDVFRSGARVAKGTTDETGIVNTYFANPFGAPQRRDTHEEMAAFYFNKMFATGVKVGQIRTRLAIKGYAQEGPKEAAMELLKFIKKT, encoded by the coding sequence ATGCCAGGTAAGAGAAAACCGTATGTCATAACGCGGGGAAAGATAATTTTTGATATTTCCGGTAATTACTGCGACTCGCCGGCTTCACTTTTGCGAAGTGATATTTTTATGGAAATTCTAACGCACTTTATTGAGCGTCTATCCTTAAAAGAAACCACTATCTATGGTCGTATAAAGTCAAACATCCCGCCCAAAAAACAGGCTAACATGTCCGGGTTCATAGCTGGTCTTTTCAGACTCCTTGTCTCACACACTGCCTCTGAAATAGCTAACCTCAGCAATGTTTACAACAAGGTGCTGACTGAGAAAAACAGTATTCTTGAGTTTATAGAAGAACTCTATAATTACTGGAGACGCCTTGAGCGATTCCTATACATGGAGGCCCCAAAACGCTCCAGATATACTACATCAAGCATTCACCACTCACAGTTTATAAAGACTAACACGGAGCTAAAAGACCTTGTGCTTGAGACGTACAGACATGTCAGAGAGAATCTGATAGGCAAAAACCCTCGTTCGTACAGACAGCTTCCGGCAGGGGCCAACATGGGGATGCTGCTTGAGAGGATTCAGTGGGACTGTCCTGAACTCTACTCTCGTGTCAGAGAGATACCATTTATCCGCTTAACTATAATGGAATCGCCGCTTATTCTTTACCCTAAGGCAAACACAAGAAAGGGCAGTTTTGAGGAAATAAAAAAACTGACCGAGGACATGATACTGCTTGTCAATGAGCAGTGGTTTTGCTATCCGGCAAAGGTCGGCCCACTTACTGCTTTCATATACTTTCACCAGGATTTTATATCTCAGGCACTGTCGCTCTGTAATCTGTTTGAACTGTCCGACTACGAGGATATAGAGGACAAACGCCCCGATATGATACTTTTTTATGGATTAAAAACCGTTGACATCTCTGCAAGCACTGCCTTCTACGAAGACAAACAGAATGAGATGTTTGTGGGACTTGTGCAGCACTCAGAAGACATTGATTACTTTGGATATTTTAAGAAGCTTCCGCTGACTCTCCACAACATGACAATGCTTAAGCGTAACCGGTTGCCGGTTCACGGTGCTATGGTGCACTTGACACTTAAAGACGGTTCAAGCGCAGGCATTGTAATAGTTGGCGATAGCGGCGCCGGAAAATCGGAAACCCTTGAAGCCCTTCGCACACTTGCTGAGGATTACATCAGAGATATTACCATTGTTTTTGATGATATGGGATCTCTTGCTCTTAACGATGATGGCGCTCTGGTAGGATACGGCACTGAAATCGGCGCCTTTGTCCGTCTTGATGACCTCCATCCGGGATACGCCTATGAGGAGATAGACAGAAGCATTTTTATGAATCCCGATAAGATAAATGCGCGCCTCATTATTCCTGTTACAACCTACAATTACATCACAAAGGGGTTTGGCATAAATATCGTGCTGTATGCTAATAACTTTGCGGAGGTTGATGGAAATGTTATAGAACTATTCACTAATGCCAGTGCAGCGCTGGATGTATTCAGAAGCGGCGCAAGAGTAGCTAAAGGGACTACAGATGAAACTGGAATAGTTAACACATATTTTGCTAATCCCTTTGGAGCTCCACAAAGACGGGATACACACGAGGAAATGGCGGCGTTCTATTTTAATAAGATGTTTGCAACCGGAGTGAAAGTCGGACAGATAAGAACTAGACTTGCCATTAAAGGATATGCTCAGGAGGGGCCGAAGGAGGCTGCAATGGAGCTGCTTAAGTTTATCAAAAAAACGTAA